One Ignavibacterium album JCM 16511 genomic region harbors:
- a CDS encoding acyl carrier protein, whose translation MDVEAKVKEIIIDKLGVEESQITPEASFTNDLGADSLDIVELVMGFESAFQISIPDEDAEKIGTVGDAINYLKSKLG comes from the coding sequence ATGGATGTTGAAGCAAAGGTAAAAGAGATCATTATTGATAAACTCGGTGTTGAAGAATCTCAGATTACTCCTGAAGCATCATTCACAAATGATTTGGGTGCTGATTCATTAGATATAGTTGAATTGGTAATGGGTTTTGAAAGTGCATTTCAGATTTCAATCCCTGATGAAGATGCTGAGAAAATCGGCACTGTTGGAGATGCTATCAACTACCTTAAATCAAAATTAGGTTAA